A stretch of Macadamia integrifolia cultivar HAES 741 chromosome 7, SCU_Mint_v3, whole genome shotgun sequence DNA encodes these proteins:
- the LOC122084225 gene encoding major facilitator superfamily domain-containing protein 12-like: protein MVNSSEDEESCSKPLGRVSVVYYGVGHMLNDITSARWFTYLLVFLTDIGLSPRDAAIVMLSGQVADGFTTIFAGELIDRFGHFKIWHGAGSVLVTISFSFVFGGCLPCRIFERNWSAWDTVQTKKRNRLALEMLEDLVYIRMNSMMRENYESQLHKDSRPIDLDNLGDLPIVDFELEMERLKQTYEEPEPSDIGADGGSTSCSLMSPH, encoded by the exons ATGGTTAATAGTTCGGAAGATGAGGAATCCTGCAGTAAACCCCTCGGAAGAGTTTCTGTGGTTTACTACGGTGTTGGCCACATGCTCAATGACATCACATCTGCACGTTGGTTTACTTACCTCTTAGTGTTCTTGACAGATATTGGACTGTCCCCAAG GGATGCAGCCATAGTCATGCTGTCGGGTCAAGTTGCTGATGGGTTTACAACCATATTTGCAGGGGAACTG ATAGACAGGTTTGGACATTTCAAAATATGGCATGGTGCAGGATCAGTTCTGGTCaccatttccttttcttttgtttttggcgGTTGCCTACCTTGCAGAATCTTTGAGCGTAATTGGAGTGCTTGGGATACAgtacaaacaaagaaaagaaatagattagCCCTAGAGATGCTAGAGGATTTGGTATATATCAGGATGAACTCTATGATGAGGGAGAACTATGAAAGCCAACTACATAAAGATTCAAGGCCTATTGATTTAGATAATCTTGGTGACTTACCTATAGTAGACTTTGAGCTTGAAATGGAGAGGCTTAAGCAGACGTACGAGGAACCTGAACCATCTGACATTGGAGCTGATGGAGGATCTACTTCATGTAGTTTAATGTCTCctcattga